A single window of Acidimicrobiales bacterium DNA harbors:
- a CDS encoding TIGR03085 family protein has translation MAELSPVRAERHRLADTLLSLGPDAPTLCEGWRTADLAAHLWVRERNPLAGAGMLFGPLAGYTARAMSNALARYGYEELVRRFKPAPPPGIFRLLEDRVNLLEYVVHHEDARRGDGKPAPRDRDELGGLDRLVFQALPRFGRILARPLRGIRVTFRWPGEREATMGGGERSLVVEGEPIELALWLYGRGRAASVEFSGDEEAIRLAKEARLGI, from the coding sequence ATGGCAGAACTGTCGCCCGTCAGAGCCGAGAGGCACAGGCTCGCGGACACCCTCTTGTCGCTCGGACCCGATGCGCCGACGTTGTGCGAAGGGTGGCGAACCGCCGATCTCGCTGCGCACCTGTGGGTGAGGGAGCGAAATCCGCTGGCCGGTGCGGGGATGCTGTTCGGGCCGCTGGCCGGTTACACCGCCAGGGCGATGTCGAACGCGCTGGCGAGGTATGGATACGAAGAACTGGTTCGCAGGTTCAAGCCGGCTCCGCCCCCGGGGATCTTCCGCCTCCTCGAGGACAGGGTGAACCTACTCGAGTACGTCGTCCACCACGAGGACGCGCGACGTGGGGACGGGAAGCCGGCACCTCGTGACCGAGACGAGCTCGGTGGACTGGACCGCCTCGTCTTCCAAGCTCTTCCCCGGTTCGGTCGGATCCTCGCCAGACCACTGCGGGGGATCAGGGTGACCTTCAGATGGCCGGGCGAGCGAGAGGCGACTATGGGAGGAGGCGAGCGTTCCCTCGTAGTCGAAGGTGAGCCGATCGAACTGGCTCTCTGGCTTTACGGGCGAGGGCGCGCCGCCTCAGTCGAGTTCAGCGGAGACGAAGAAGCGATTCGCCTCGCCAAGGAAGCCCGGCTCGGGATCTGA